A single genomic interval of Daucus carota subsp. sativus chromosome 1, DH1 v3.0, whole genome shotgun sequence harbors:
- the LOC108195842 gene encoding transcription factor bHLH162, with protein MEQNPISFGAADRKTVEKNRRNYMKDLYSKLHSLIPHDSSSLGAKSLTDQLDEAANYIRKLRIKLDKLKHKRETLKGSHLSNNIPEVEEAMSELAPVPPQVDIHVSGSSAEIHLITATDVSCFMITEVIRMLQEEGFEILNVSCAVSNNTCFQIIHSQSQAGAWVPSCGSGTIWERIKKFVNGDD; from the exons ATGGAGCAGAACCCTATATCATTTGGAGCTGCTGATCGAAAGACTGTAGAGAAAAATAGAAGAAATTATATGAAAGACCTCTACTCCAAGCTCCATTCTCTTATCCCTCATGATAGCTCATCTctg GGGGCAAAATCACTGACGGATCAGCTAGATGAAGCAGCAAATTACATTCGGAAGTTGAGAATAAAGCTGGACAAGTTGAAGCACAAGAGAGAAACATTAAAGGGTAGCCATCTGTCAAACAACATTCCAGAGGTCGAGGAAGCAATGTCAGAACTAGCTCCTGTACCACCACAAGTCGATATACATGTTTCAGGTTCTTCCGCAGAAATTCATCTCATAACTGCTACAGATGTGAGTTGCTTTATGATTACTGAGGTTATCCGGATGCTGCAAGAAGAAGGTTTTGAGATTCTTAATGTCAGTTGTGCTGTCAGCAACAATACTTGTTTTCAGATCATTCATTCGCAGTCACAG GCTGGAGCCTGGGTTCCAAGTTGCGGAAGTGGCACAATATGGGAGAGAATCAAGAAATTTGTGAATGGGGATGATTGA
- the LOC108204754 gene encoding serine/threonine/tyrosine-protein kinase HT1, whose product MEEESSWIRRTKYSHTIYHRLDSGRLSVDSKLTSIPLTSQSDRIAGLKSRPAKGSSVTEIQLNPKTNKPRAVSPHPETKLSDTFEEARSDRRRFSTPHPVRKGSGKGLHKDPVEKKASHTKHHSKSLKISSMKFYDKSKSTKESAWAKFFDHGQGKVTSVESADEWMLDLSKLFIGLRFAHGAHSQLYHGSYKDEPVAVKMIRVPDDIYDGSLGASLEKQFTREVTLLSRLHHQNVIKFIGACRKPPIFCIVTEYLSEGSLRAYLHKLEENLPLQKLISLALDIGRGMEFVHSQGVIHRDLKPENILINQDFQLKIADFGIACRDTSCDSLADDTGTYRWMAPEMIKRKSYSRKVDVYGFGLILWEMVSGSIPYEDMTPIQAAFAVVNKNLRPAIPDTCPAAMKALIEHCWSSHPDRRPEFSQIVKILEQFEASLASDGNLDSVQNLTYHDHKKGILHLIHKLGPVHHSHHSPPPTPKPRFS is encoded by the exons ATGGAAGAAGAGTCTTCTTGGATTAGGAGAACCAAGTATTCTCACACCATCTATCATCGATTAGACTCTGGCAGATTGAGTGTAGACTCTAAACTGACCTCAATTCCTTTAACCTCTCAGTCAGACCGAATTGCGGGTCTCAAATCAAGGCCTGCAAAAGGATCAAGTGTTACTGAGATTCAGCTCAATCCTAAGACAAATAAGCCAAGGGCTGTGTCGCCTCACCCTGAAACCAAACTTTCGGATACATTTGAGGAAGCCAGGTCTGACAGGAGGCGATTTTCAACTCCACATCCAGTAAGAAAAGGATCGGGAAAGGGGCTCCATAAAGATCCTGTTGAAAAAAAGGCATCTCACACTAAGCATCATTCAAAGTCGCTAAAGATCTCTTCTAtgaaattttatgataaatcAAAGAGCACAAAAGAATCAGCATGGGCAAAATTTTTTGATCATGGGCAAGGTAAGGTTACCTCTGTTGAATCAGCTGACGAATGGATGCTTGATCTCTCTAAGCTTTTTATTGGGCTTAGATTTGCTCATGGAGCACATAGTCAACTTTACCATGGGTCTTATAAGGATGAACCTGTTGCTGTAAAAATGATCAGAGTACCAGATGATATCTACGATGGATCACTTGGAGCCAGCTTAGAGAAACAGTTCACAAGAGAAGTTACACTTTTGAGTCGTCTCCACCACCAAAATGTCATAAAG TTCATAGGAGCATGTAGAAAGCCGCCAATCTTCTGCATCGTCACAGAATATCTATCAGAGGGTTCTTTAAGGGCATACCTACACAAGCTCGAGGAAAATCTTCCCTTACAGAAACTAATATCATTGGCATTGGATATTGGACGGGGCATGGAGTTTGTACATTCTCAGGGGGTAATACATAGGGACCTGAAGCCTGAGAATATACTTATTAATCAGGATTTTCAGCTAAAAATTGCAGATTTTGGAATAGCTTGTCGTGACACCTCTTGTGATTCTCTGGCTGATGACACTGGAACATACCGCTGGATGGCACCTGAAATGATAAAACGCAAATCATATAGCAGGAAGGTTGATGTTTATGGTTTTGGGCTCATTTTATGGGAAATGGTATCTGGAAGTATTCCTTACGAGGATATGACACCCATCCAAGCTGCTTTTGCTGTGGTGAATAAG AATTTAAGACCAGCTATCCCAGATACATGCCCCGCCGCAATGAAAGCATTAATCGAGCATTGTTGGTCTTCACATCCGGATAGAAGGCCAGAGTTCAGTCAAATTGTGAAAATACTAGAGCAGTTTGAGGCTTCACTTGCAAGTGATGGAAACCTAGATTCAGTACAGAACCTGACATATCATGATCATAAAAAAGGGATTCTTCATCTGATTCACAAGCTTGGGCCGGTGCATCATAGTCATCATAGCCCTCCACCTACGCCTAAGCCTAGGTTTTCATGA
- the LOC108196471 gene encoding uncharacterized protein LOC108196471, producing MAGVMTRIPMSHRIFTPYNSRDIAFPGELALSMSDTVFGFLHEESEGSPESILYEEYNRNDQEEDEEAENSTSNAEDHKKFWENQYQLLQATLYRTSSLESKIRNCTKEVLREAQAAGNECTCRNPVFGGCRICLMKQVSASLQNAGFNAAICNSKWKNLPDMPSGEHTFVDILDSNTKKGEVRVIVELNFRGEFEMARASEEYNRLVSKLPEVFVGKIERLLSITAILCAAAKKCMKEKKMHLGPWRKTRYMQAKWLRVTERQTAVPRLISTTAGYSIRPQRPRASMLTVDLLEKLPSVQCAC from the exons ATGGCCGGAGTTATGACCAGAATTCCGATGAGCCACCGCATTTTTACACCGTACAATAGCCGGGATATCGCGTTTCCCGGGGAACTTGCATTGAGCATGTCCGATACGGTTTTCGGGTTTTTGCATGAAGAAAGTGAAGGCTCACCCGAGAGCATTTTGTACGAGGAATATAATCGAAATGatcaagaagaagatgaagaagctgaaaattcCACCAGCAATGCTGAAGATCACAAGAAATTTTGGGAGAATCAATACCAACTTCTACAG GCAACGTTGTACAGGACAAGTTCATTGGAATCAAAGATCAGAAATTGTACAAAAGAAGTACTAAGAGAAGCTCAAGCTGCCGGAAATGAATGTACTTGCCGAAATCCGGTGTTCGGCGGTTGCCGAATTTGTCTAATGAAACAAGTCAGTGCTAGTCTTCAAAATGCTGGCTTCAATGCAGCAATTTGCAATTCCAAGTGGAAGAATTTGCCAGATATGCCATCAG GCGAACACACGTTTGTAGATATATTGGACTCGAATACAAAGAAAGGGGAGGTGAGGGTGATTGTGGAATTGAACTTCAGGGGTGAATTTGAGATGGCCAGAGCAAGTGAAGAATACAACAGATTAGTTAGTAAGCTCCCAGAAGTGTTTGTGGGAAAAATCGAAAGGCTATTGTCAATAACCGCGATTTTGTGCGCGGCTGCTAAAAAATGtatgaaggaaaagaaaatgcaTCTTGGGCCTTGGAGAAAAACTAGATACATGCAGGCTAAGTGGCTTAGGGTCACGGAACGGCAGACTGCCGTTCCGCGACTGATATCCACCACCGCAGGATATTCTATCCGGCCGCAGAGGCCGAGGGCTTCGATGCTTACGGTTGATTTACTGGAAAAGTTGCCCAGTGTGCAATGTGCATGTTAA